Part of the Streptomyces sp. NBC_01460 genome, CCGCAGACGGACGCGCAGGGGTACGGATATCCGCAGTCCGGCGGTCCGGGCTACGGGTATCCGCAGTCCGGCGGTCCCGGCTACGGGTATCCGCAGTCCGGCGGCCCTGGCCACCCGCAGTCCGGAGGCCCCGGCAACGGTCACCCGCCGGGCGGCGGCGCCGGGTCCCCGCCGCCGCCCGCGTCCCCGCCGCCCGGCTGGTGAGACGCCGCCCTAGTCCCGCGGCAGCCCGAGGGACCGCCTGAGGAAGTCGACCTGGAGCAGCAGGAGGTTCTCGGCCACCTGCTCCTGCGGGGTCATGTGCGTCACTCCGCTCAGCGGCAGGACCTCGTGCGGGCGTCCGGCGGAGAGCAGCGCGGAGGAGAGCCGGAGCGCGTGGGCGACCACCACGTTGTCGTCGGCGAGACCGTGCACGATCATCATCGGCCGCACCTCGTCGGCCGGCTCGGAGAGCCCCTCGTCGGTCACCAGGGAGCTGTGGGCGTACACCTCGGGCTGCCGCGCGGGGTCGCCCAGGTAGCGCTCGGTGTAGTGGGTGTCGTAGAGCCGCCAGTCCGCCACCGGTGCGCCGACGACGGCCGCGTGGAAGACGTCGGGACGGCGCAGCACCGCGAGCGCCGAGAGGTAGCCGCCGTACGACCAGCCGCGCATCGCCACCTTCGAGAGGTCGAACGGGAAGCGCCCGGCCAGCGAGTGGAGGGCCTCGACCTGGTCGTCGAGGGTCAGGGTGAAGTCGTCCCGCACCGCCTTCTCCCATGCGGGCGAGCGGCCCGGCGCGCCCCGTCCGTCCGCGACGATCACCGCGAATCCCTGGTCCGCGAACCACTGGGACGTGAGGTACGGATTGTGTGCGGCGACCACGCGTCGGCCGTGAGGACCGCCGTAGGGATCCATCAGGACCGGAAGCGGACCGTCTGATTCCTTGTAGTCGGTGGGGAGCAGGACGGCGCACGGGATCCGCCGTGCGCCCCCCTCCGTCAGCCGGGGCTTCGCGGTCAGGACCGGCTCCTGGGAGAGGTTCTCCACCCCGGCGATCCGCTTGCCGTCCCGCAGCACCTGTACGGCCGTCCCTGGGCGATCCAGGGACGTGGACACCAGAACGGTCACCCCGCCCGCGCGCACGGCGGAGTGGACCCCGGCGCCCTCGCTCACGCGCTCCACGCCCAGCTCGTTGACCCGGTAGACGTGGCTCTGCCCCGTCTCGGGGTCCGGTGCGCCCTCGCCCGCCGTCGCCTGCACGAGGATGTCCGACTCCCCGATGTCCAGCACCGCCTGGAGGTGCAGCCGGTCGCCGGTCAGGGGCCGGTCGCCGACCGAGAGGACCCGCGCGCCCCCCTCGTCGGCCATGCGCACCAGCCGCCCGTCCGGAGCCCAGGCGGGCACCCCGGCGAAAAGATCAAGCCATACGTCGTCCTCGTCGACGTGCACCGTGCGGGTCGTGCCGCTCTCCGTGTCGACGGCCAGATGCAGCTGGCTGCGCTGGTCGCGGGCCTGCACCAGGAGCAGCGGAGCACCGTGCGAGGACCAGTGGACCCGGCCCAGGTAGGGGAAGCGGGCCCGGTCCCAGACGACCTCCGTGCGGGTGCCGTCCAGATCCGTCAGGAAGAGCCGCACCTCGGCGTTGGCCGTCCCGGCCGCCGGATAGCCCACCTCGGCGGGCCTGTTCCCGGGGTGCGCCGGATCGGCGATCCACCACCGCTGTACGGCGCTGTCGTCGACCCGGGCGACCAGCAGGCGGTCCGACTCCGGCGACCACCAGAAACCCCGGTAGCGGCTCATCTCCTCGGCCGCGACGAACTCCGCGAGGCCGTACGAGGTGTGCGCGTCCTCCGGTTCGGCGATCGCCCGGTCGCCCTCGCCCCCCGCTCCCACGACGCGCAGGGCGCCCCGCGACACGTAGGCGACGTGCCGGCCGTCGGGGGAGGGACGCGGATCGATCACCGGGCCCGGCACCGGGAGGGCGCGCGCGGTCCCCGCCGTCAACTCGGCGACGTACGCCTTGCCGGAGAGGGCGAAGGCCGCCAACTCGGCGGCGTCGTCCACCGCGTAGCCGATGATGCCCGCCGAGCCCTCCCTGGTCCGCTCACGCCGTGCCCGCTCCTGGGGCGACAGCTTCTCCGCGGAACCGCCCAGCAGGGCGTCGGGGTCGGCGGCCACCCGCTCCTCACCCGTCGCCGTGTCCAGGACCAGGAGCCGGTTCGTCCGGTCGGTGCCGGAGGAGGACCTGAGGAAGAGCACCCGCGTCCCATCCGGTGAGACGGTGAAGGCCCGGGGTGCGCCGAGAGTGAACCGCTGGGTCCGGGCGTGCTGGAGGGGAAAGGACAGCTTCTGCGAGGTCATGGCACCGAACCTAGTCCGCGAGGGCCGGTCCGTGCGCCCCTCGTGCTGCTGTGCCCCGATCAATGCGTCGGCACGGATAGTTATGATCCGTAGCGCTCGGTGGGTATGAACCTGCTGGCTCCATGTGTGCTGCCCGTCCCGACCGTACTGATGGAGGTGAACCGCCGTGGCACTCTCGATTTCGGCGGTGGTGCTGCTGGCGATCGTCGTCTTCCTGCTGATCCGGAAATCCGGACTGAAGGGCGGACACGCGGTGGTCTGCATGTTGCTCGGGTTCTACCTCGCGAGTTCGTCGATCGCACCGACCATCTCGGAGGTGACGTCGAACGTGGCAGGCATGATCGGGGGGATCAAGTTCTGACGGATGCGCCGCCGGGGCACCGGATCCCGCCGGGCGCACCGGATCCCGTGGTGCGTTCGGCCTGCGGGGCGGCCTCCTCGTAGGGTGGTCCCATGAAGGACCTTCCCGCCCGCCGGCTGCTCCTGGTGCACGCGCACCCGGACGACGAGTCGATCAACAACGGCGCCACGATGGCCAGGTACGCCGCCGAGGGCGCCCACGTCGCCCTGGTGACGTGCACCCTCGGCGAGGCGGGCGAGGTCATCCCGCCGGACCTCGCGCACCTCGCCGAGGACCGTGCAGGCGGCCTCGGCGACCACCGCGTCGGTGAACTCGCCGCCGCGATGCGGGAGCTGGGGGTCACCGACCACCGGTTCCTGGGCGGCCCCGGCCGCTTCCGCGACTCCGGGATGATGGGCACCGAGCAGAATCACCGGCCCGGTGCCTTCTGGGGCGCGGACCTCGACGAGGCGGCCGGCCACCTCGTCCCGGTGATCCGCTCCCTGCGCCCCCAGGTCATGATCACGTACGACCCCGACGGCGGTTACGGCCACCCCGACCACATCCAGGCGCACCGCGTCGCCATGCGCGCGGCGGACCTGGCCGCCGATCCCGCGTACGACGACGGGGCCGGAGCCCCGCACGCCGTCGCCAAGATCTACTGGAACCGGGTGCCCCGCCCCGTGGTCGAGGAGGCCTTCGCGCGGCTGCGGGAGACCGCATCCGACGTCTTCCCGGGGATCGCCGCGACCGACGACGTACCCGGTGTCGTGGACGACGCGGAGGTCACGGCGGAGATCGACGGATCGGCGTACGCCGCGGCGAAGGCCGCCGCCATGCGGGCACACGCCACCCAGATCGCCGTCGAGGAGCCGTTCTTCGCTCTTTCGAACGACCTCGGGCAGCCCCTTCTCACCACCGAGTACTACCAGTTGGTGCGGGGTGCCCCCGGCGTGGACGGCGGGGAGCGGGAGCGCGACCTCTTCGCGGGCGTGCCCGAGACGGCCCCCGCGCCGGGAGCGCGGACATGAGCGGCAGGCAGAGGCCGCGTGCCTCGTCGCAGGCCCCCCGCACCAACGCCCCGCCCAGGAGCGCCGCGCCCACCGGGCTCGCCGCGCCCCCGAACCCCCGGCGGATCCCGCTGTACACCGCTCTCGCGGTGCTCGGAGCGGCCGTCGGGATCACGGGCACCCTGGTCCAGGCCGCCCTGTTCCCGGGCGGGTTGCTGCTCGCGCTCGCCGCGTCGGCGGGGCTGTTCTACGGCGGCCGGGTGCTGACCCGCACGCAGCTCGGCGCCCTGGTACCGGCGGTGGGCTGGTTCATCGCCGTCATCGTCCTCCTCGGCGGACGGCCCGAGGGCGACTACGTCTTCGGTCAGGAGGTCGGCCTGGCCCTCTTCATGCTCGGAGGGATGGCCGCCGCTGTGATCTGTGCCACCATGTCGCGGCTGCCTGATCCGGCCAACGACACCGGCCGATCCGGCACGTGATGTGCTATGACCGCCCCCGGATTGCTCCTTCGCGCAGGAGTGCGTGCATCCTTGTTTCCCCCCGGCACGGAGAGTCTTACGGTGGCGGCCAGTATGGTGGTGCGCGCGCCGAGCCGTCCCCTGGCCTGCGGCATGGGGGAAGTACGGGCGGCGGAGCCAATCGGGAGAACCTGCTTTGAGTCGTGAAACTGACAGTTCGTCCTCCGGGCCCCAGGGGCGCGGCGGAGCCGCGTACCCGTCGGGTACGCCGCCGTACGGATCACGCCAGTATCCGTCGCTGCACCCGTCTCAGGACGGGACGGAGGAGACTCCGGAGCCTGCGGATCCGCCTCAGCCCGAGGAGCCCAGAACAGAGACCACGCTGACGACGCGTATCCGGATCAACATCCCGGGCTCGCGTCCGATCCCGCCTGTCGTCATGCGTACGCCGATGAGTGACACGGACCCGTCGGGCGGCCGTCCCGACACCGAGCGCACCGGCAGCACCCCGAGGCCCGGCGCACCCGCGCCGTCGTCCGGCGGAGTGCCCGGCGCCGGCCCGGCCGGAGGCGACGGCGGCCCCGCCGCCGAGGCTCCGGCGGAGAAGCCGGCCAGGGAGAAGAGCGGCAGCGACTGGTTCGCCCCGCGCAAGTCCCCGGCCCCCGTCCCCGGTGCGGGCGCGGCTCCGGCAGCCTCGGCCGCGGGAGCGCCCGGCCCCGGCCAGGGTCCCGGCGGAGCCCCTTCCGGCCCGCCCGGAGGGGACCGCGGCACCGGGCCGACGCCGCCCCGTACGGACGCGCCGTACTTCTCGGACGGCCCGCAGCAGCCCGGCGCGCCCCGCCCCGGGCGGAGCGCGTTCGACGACATCGACGCGGGCGGCCCGGCCGGTCCGCGGTCCACGCCGAACCCCGCCGTGCGGCCGCCGGCCGGTCCTGGCCCCTCCGGGCCCACTACCGGCCCGGTCACCGGGAGTTCGTCGCTGACGCCGGACCTCGACCGTCTTCCCGGAGCCGGCGGCCCGGCGGGCCCCGGTGGCCCGTCCGGTCCCCGGCCGGGCGGCCCCGGCGGCGTACCGCCCCGGATGTCGGACGACACCGCGATCCTGACGCCGCAGGTGCCCGCCCCGGCCCCCGGACCGGGCAACGGCGGCAACGTCTCCGGCGACACGCTCACCAGCGGTATCCCCGTCATCCCCTCGGAGTCCCGCTCCGCGTTCCCGGGCGGACCCGGCGCCGTCCGGCCGCCCGAAGGCCCCAGGGGCACAGGGCCGGGTGATCCGGGTGCTCCGGCGCCCGCCCCGCGGCCCGCTCCGAAGGCCGCGCCGCCTGCCAGGAAGGGCCGCTCCAAGCTGGTCCTCCTGGGTGTGGCCGTCGTCGTGCTGGCCGGTGTCGCCTACGGCGCCGGCCTGCTGATGAACCACTCCGAGGTCCCCAAGGGCACCAGCGTGCTCGGTGTCGACATCGGCGGCGGCACGAAGGAGGAGGCGGTCACCAAGCTCGAGGCCGCCCTCGGCAAGCGCGCCCAGACGCCTCTGAAGCTGTCCGTGGACGGCAAGGAGGAGCAGCTCGACCCCGAGAAGGCCGGTCTGACCCTGGACAGCCAGGAGACCGTCCGCGGCGCCGCGGGCAGCGACTACAACCCGGTCTCGGTGATCGGCTCCCTGTTCGGCGGGGCGCGCCCCGCCGACCCGGTGATCCCGGTCGACGAGGAGAAGCTCGGGGTCGCCCTCACCGACCTGGCCGGTGTCTCCGGCTCCGCCAGCGACGGCACGATCAAGTTCGAACCGAACAAGGCCGTGGCCGTCCCCGGCAAGGCGGGGCAGTCGCTGGACGTCAACCGGTCCCTGATCTCCGTGCGGGACGCCTACCGCGCGCAGGTGCAGACCGGTGAGGCGGCTGTCGTCGAACTGCCCGTGTCCGCCCACGAGCCCACCATCACCAAGGCCGAACTGGACCGGGCGATGAAGGAGTTCGCCGAGCCGGCCATGTCCGGGCTGGTGACCATCAAGGCCGGGCAGAAGCAGATCGACTTCGGTCCCGCCAGGTCCCTGCCGCAGATCCTGTCCATGAAGCCGGTCGACGGCAGGCTGGTCGAGGTCTACGACAAGCAGGCGATCAACACCCTGCTGGACGGCGTCTTCGACGGCATCATGATCACCAAGGGCGACGGCAAGAAGCACGAGGTCAGCGCCGACGACGTGGCCCAGGCCATGCAGGGTGCGCTGTTGGGTAGGACGCCCGCCGAGCGCACCGTCGCGATCGACCTGAACGGCGAGAGCTGACCGGCCCGGCCGCACCGTACGACACCGCCCCCGCCCGGGAATCCGGGCGGGGGCGGTGTCGTACGGACCCGGCGTGCGGGAAGCTCGCGGAGAAGGCCGGTCCACGAAGGAGGCGGTTACATGTCCACCCGGTGGAGTCTGACGATCGACTGCGCGCACCCGAAGGCGCTGGCGCGCTTCTGGGCGCTTGCCCTGGGGTACGCGGAGAAGCCGCCGCCCGCCGGATTCGGCAGTTGGGAGGAGTGGTTCGTCCACCATGACGTCCCGGAGGAGGAGTGGGACGACGGCGCCTACCTCTCCGACCCGGACGGCGTGGGCCCGAGCCTCTCCTTCATGAAGGTCCCGGAGGCCAAGACGGCGAAGAACCGCCTGCACCTCGACGTGCAGGCGGGCGGGGGCCGTGAGACCCCGTGGGAGGTCCGGTGGCCCCGGGTGGCCGGGGCGGTGGAGAGGCTGACGGCGGCCGGCGGCACGGTGATCCAGGAGCACACGCTGCGGGGGCGGCCCGACCACGTGGTGATGGCGGACCCGGAGGGCCACGAGTTCTGCGTGCTCTGAAGCGGCACACGGGGCGCGGACGAGGCAGGGGCCCGGCCGCGATCGGTCCGCGGCCGGGCCCCTGCCTTTCCCCGGTCTACGGGAAGGAGACCACCTGGGACGGGACGGTGGTGTCACCGGATGTGGGGGACCCGGTGTCGTTGATGACGTGTTCGTACTGGCCCTTGCCGCCGAGTGAGACGACGAGCAGGTCGTGGAACTTCACTCCGGGCTTCACCGGGGCCTGGAAGCCGTGCTGCTGGCGGATGGTCGGGTCGACGTTGAAGTAGCAGTAGCTGCCCATGCCCCAGCCCTCGTGGGTGGTGACGGAGTCGTCGACCTTGTAGGCGGCGTACCCCTTGATGTCACCGTTCTGGATGGCCGCCTGGTCGGGGGCGTCGTACGCCTTCTCGTTCTGGAAGAAGATCGTCTTCCCGTTCTCGCCGGACCACTGGACGTCGTACTTGTTGAAGTGCTCGACGAACAGGCCGGTGGCCAGCACGTCGTCGCCCTTCACATGGACGCCGTAGTCGGCCCGGTTGGTCTCCCAGCCGACGCCCTCGCCGTGGTCCGCGCGCCAGACCCAGGTGTGGTCGATGATCGCGTCGTCGCTGTTGACGACGATGCTGGTCGTGGCCTTGCCGGGGCCGGCGCCGCCGATCCGCACGAACACGTCCTGCAGCGAGGTCGGGTTGGCCGCGTGGTCGCCCGAGGCGCCGTCGGGGCCGACCTCGACGAGGGTCTCGGAGTTGACCGGGCCCGCGTCGACCAGGAGCCCGGCGAGCTTGACGCCGTCGACGTCGCCGACCTTGATGGCGGTCACCCCGTTGTCCGGGATGATCGTGGCGAGGCCGAGCCCGAGGGCGACGGTGTTCGCGCGGTCGATCTCGATGGGCTGGTCGACGTGGTAGACACCCGGGGTGAACAGCAGGTGCAGCCCCTGGTCCACCGCCGCGTTGATGGTCTCGGCGGTCGCGCCCGGCTTGACCACGTAGAACTGGTCGAGAGGGATGGACTCGCCCTGCGGGGTGCCGCCCGCCCAGGTCGTACCGCGCGCGTTCGTGCGCTTCGCCGGGACGAAGACCTTGTAGGCGTCGCCGTCGAGGTAGAGGAAGGGCTTCTCGCGGGAGACCGGGGTGGTCTCCAGCGTGGTGTACGGCGGCTCGGGGAAGCTCTGGGCGGGGGCGCCCTCGACACCGGAGAACGTCATGTTCCAGACGCCGTTGCCCCAGCTGCCGATCGAGCTGTCGCGGGTGTACCACTGCTGCTGGGAGTAGGGGCCGACCTGGCCGTCGATCTTGCTGTCGGCGATGTAGCCGCCGCTGGCCCAGCCGTAGCCGTCGGGCGCGAGGTTGAGGCCGCCCTTGACGTGCATGCGGCGGAAGGGGGCGGCCTGGGAGACGGCCCAGCGGTTGGTGCCGCTGACGGGGTTGAGGGCGAGGTTCTCGGCCGAGCGCCAGAAGTTCTGGGTGGCGTTGCCGTCGAACCAGCCCGCGTCGACGGTGACGTCACCGTTGAAGGTGGTGTCGTCGGGGTTCAGGCCGAGGCCGGCGATGGAGGTGTAGAAGCCGATCTGGGCGTTGATGTTGTCGTACGTACCCGGCTTGAACATCAGCGCGTACCGGTCGGTGCCGAACTGGTTCGACTCCTGCTTCTTGAAGATCTCGTCGACCTTGCCCTGGATGTCCGGGGTCGAGGGGTCGAAGACCAGGACGTTGGGGCCGAGGTCACCGCCGCCGGCCACCTCCGCGGCCTCTTCGCCGAACGCCGACTGGGCCGTGGGGAAGGCCATGAGCAGCGAGACGGCGAGCGCGGCGAAGCCGAACGCTCTGGACCTGCGGTGCCTGCGGGGTGCCGTGGGGGGCGTGTGGTGCGTGTGGTGCGTGGGGGGAACGTGCATGAATGACGTCTCCTGAGTCGTGGTACGGGTGCACGACGGAACTGAGAGAGATGCGAGAGAGCGCTCTCTCGTGTCGCCGATGTAACCCCTGTTGCCTTGGACACGTCAAGAGGTGTGCGTGATGAGTCTCGTGCGATCGATGCGGGGGCAACAGGTGGCGTCGGCCGTGCGCCGATTGGGGCGTTCTGTGCGCAGATCGCGTCCGCCCCGAGTTCACAAGATGACCGCACGCGCCCGCCCGGTCCCGGCGGCCGGACGCCCCCGGGACCGCCCTGAGGGCCGCGTCAGTTGAGCAGCGCCCTGGCGGCCTGGGCGCGGTGGCGGATCGCCTCGGCGGCCGTCGGCTCGATGCCGTCGACGATCTCGGCGTACTCGTCCATCTCCGCCGCTCCGCGCAGGAACTCCCCTCGCTGCACGAGGAGCTGGGCCCGCTCGTAGCGGAGCCTGGCG contains:
- the mshB gene encoding N-acetyl-1-D-myo-inositol-2-amino-2-deoxy-alpha-D-glucopyranoside deacetylase, which gives rise to MKDLPARRLLLVHAHPDDESINNGATMARYAAEGAHVALVTCTLGEAGEVIPPDLAHLAEDRAGGLGDHRVGELAAAMRELGVTDHRFLGGPGRFRDSGMMGTEQNHRPGAFWGADLDEAAGHLVPVIRSLRPQVMITYDPDGGYGHPDHIQAHRVAMRAADLAADPAYDDGAGAPHAVAKIYWNRVPRPVVEEAFARLRETASDVFPGIAATDDVPGVVDDAEVTAEIDGSAYAAAKAAAMRAHATQIAVEEPFFALSNDLGQPLLTTEYYQLVRGAPGVDGGERERDLFAGVPETAPAPGART
- a CDS encoding DUF6113 family protein, which translates into the protein MSGRQRPRASSQAPRTNAPPRSAAPTGLAAPPNPRRIPLYTALAVLGAAVGITGTLVQAALFPGGLLLALAASAGLFYGGRVLTRTQLGALVPAVGWFIAVIVLLGGRPEGDYVFGQEVGLALFMLGGMAAAVICATMSRLPDPANDTGRSGT
- a CDS encoding VOC family protein, whose amino-acid sequence is MSTRWSLTIDCAHPKALARFWALALGYAEKPPPAGFGSWEEWFVHHDVPEEEWDDGAYLSDPDGVGPSLSFMKVPEAKTAKNRLHLDVQAGGGRETPWEVRWPRVAGAVERLTAAGGTVIQEHTLRGRPDHVVMADPEGHEFCVL
- a CDS encoding coagulation factor 5/8 type domain-containing protein, whose protein sequence is MHVPPTHHTHHTPPTAPRRHRRSRAFGFAALAVSLLMAFPTAQSAFGEEAAEVAGGGDLGPNVLVFDPSTPDIQGKVDEIFKKQESNQFGTDRYALMFKPGTYDNINAQIGFYTSIAGLGLNPDDTTFNGDVTVDAGWFDGNATQNFWRSAENLALNPVSGTNRWAVSQAAPFRRMHVKGGLNLAPDGYGWASGGYIADSKIDGQVGPYSQQQWYTRDSSIGSWGNGVWNMTFSGVEGAPAQSFPEPPYTTLETTPVSREKPFLYLDGDAYKVFVPAKRTNARGTTWAGGTPQGESIPLDQFYVVKPGATAETINAAVDQGLHLLFTPGVYHVDQPIEIDRANTVALGLGLATIIPDNGVTAIKVGDVDGVKLAGLLVDAGPVNSETLVEVGPDGASGDHAANPTSLQDVFVRIGGAGPGKATTSIVVNSDDAIIDHTWVWRADHGEGVGWETNRADYGVHVKGDDVLATGLFVEHFNKYDVQWSGENGKTIFFQNEKAYDAPDQAAIQNGDIKGYAAYKVDDSVTTHEGWGMGSYCYFNVDPTIRQQHGFQAPVKPGVKFHDLLVVSLGGKGQYEHVINDTGSPTSGDTTVPSQVVSFP
- a CDS encoding alpha/beta fold hydrolase, which codes for MTSQKLSFPLQHARTQRFTLGAPRAFTVSPDGTRVLFLRSSSGTDRTNRLLVLDTATGEERVAADPDALLGGSAEKLSPQERARRERTREGSAGIIGYAVDDAAELAAFALSGKAYVAELTAGTARALPVPGPVIDPRPSPDGRHVAYVSRGALRVVGAGGEGDRAIAEPEDAHTSYGLAEFVAAEEMSRYRGFWWSPESDRLLVARVDDSAVQRWWIADPAHPGNRPAEVGYPAAGTANAEVRLFLTDLDGTRTEVVWDRARFPYLGRVHWSSHGAPLLLVQARDQRSQLHLAVDTESGTTRTVHVDEDDVWLDLFAGVPAWAPDGRLVRMADEGGARVLSVGDRPLTGDRLHLQAVLDIGESDILVQATAGEGAPDPETGQSHVYRVNELGVERVSEGAGVHSAVRAGGVTVLVSTSLDRPGTAVQVLRDGKRIAGVENLSQEPVLTAKPRLTEGGARRIPCAVLLPTDYKESDGPLPVLMDPYGGPHGRRVVAAHNPYLTSQWFADQGFAVIVADGRGAPGRSPAWEKAVRDDFTLTLDDQVEALHSLAGRFPFDLSKVAMRGWSYGGYLSALAVLRRPDVFHAAVVGAPVADWRLYDTHYTERYLGDPARQPEVYAHSSLVTDEGLSEPADEVRPMMIVHGLADDNVVVAHALRLSSALLSAGRPHEVLPLSGVTHMTPQEQVAENLLLLQVDFLRRSLGLPRD